Part of the Neisseria brasiliensis genome is shown below.
AAGTCAATTTAGGCATCGGCATTTATTTTGACGATGAAGGCAAAATGCCGGTGTTGCAATCGGTGCGTCAGGCGGAAGTGAAACGTGCGGCCGAACCGCGCACCAGCCCTTACCTGCCGATGGAAGGCTTGGGCGCGTATCGTGAGGCGGTACAGCATTTGTTGTTCGGCAAAGGCCATGCTGCCATGAAAGAAAAACGCATCGCCACCATCCAAACCTTGGGCGGCTCGGGCGCATTGAAAATCGGCGCCGATTTTATCCACCGCTGGTTTCCCGATGCCAAAGCCTATGTCAGCGACCCGACCTGGGAAAACCACAAAAGCATTTTTGAAGGCGCTGGCTTTGAAGTCGGCACTTATCCGTATTACGACCCGGCCACCATCGGCGTAAAATTCGATGAAATGGTGGCGTTTTTTGAAACGCTGCCACCAAACAGCGTGCTGATTCTGCATCCGTGCTGCCAAAACCCGACCGGCGTGGACATGACCGAAGCGCAATGGGATAAAGTGTTGGAGGTGATTCAGGCGCGCGGTTTGATTGCGTTTATGGACATTGCCTATCAAGGCTTCGGCGAAGATTTGGACAGCGATGCCTACGCCATCCGCAAAGCCGCCGACATGGGCTTGCCGCTATTTGTGAGCAACTCGTTTTCGAAAAACTTATCACTTTACGGCGAACGCGTTGGCGGCCTGAGCGTGGTTTGCCCGACGCAGGAAGAAGCAGAACTGGTGTTCGGCCAACTGAAATTCACCGTGCGCCGCATTTATTCCAGCCCTGCCGCCCACGGTGCCTATATCGCCGCTGATGTAATGAACACGCCGGAATCGTTTGCGCTGTGGCAAAGCGAAGTGTATGGCATGCGCGACCGCATCCGTGCCATGCGTCAGCGTTTATATGAAGTATTGAGCGCGAAAATTCCGGATAAAGATTTCAGCTACTTCATCAAGCAGCGCGGCATGTTCAGCTACACCGGCTTGACCGAAGCACAGGTAATCCGTTTGCGCGAAGAATTCGGCGTGTATCTCTTGGTTTCCGGCCGCATGTGCGTGGCGGGATTGAATCCGAGCAACGTCGAATATGTGGCCGACGCCTTTGCCGAAGTCTTGAAATAAGACGATAATTTGAAGTAAATCAAAAGGCCGTCTGAAAAAACTTCTCTTTTCAGACGGCCTCTTACATAATAAGCTTTTTGGCGCACCCGACTGGGATCGAACCAGCGACCTTCAGCTTCGGAAACTGATGCTCTTCCAACTGAGCTACGGGTACAGAAAAACGTAAGATTAGCTTAAATTCGGGTGTTTGGCAAAATTAATGTGCCAAGTGAATGAAAGGCTACACACGGCAACAAAATCCAATCTTAAGAATATTTATATATTACAAACCCTTAACTCATGCAAAATTTTTATTTTTAAAGTTTTTTGCAGAATTTCGAGCAGATAGATTGGAAAGCACCTGTTAATTCAGTATAATCCAGCAAAATATTGTTAATTCCGTTTAACAAACCAAATATAACCTTATAGCACAACCTAACCTAACGGCGAGGCCTACCAAATGAAACAACTCAGTAACAGCAAAGCCCAAGGCTCAGCATTGTTCACCCTTGTGAGCGGTATCGTTATTTTGCTCGCGACCGTATTCTTCTTCATCAAGCTGGCCGGCAGCGCGTCATTCAGCGATGTCGACCAAACCACCGAATCAGCCACCCAAACCCGTATTCAGCCGACCGGCCAAATTGTGTTGGGCGACGGTATTCCGGTAGGCGAACGCCAAGGCGAAGCTATCTTCAATAAAATCTGTATCCAATGTCACGCGTCTGACAGCAACGTGCCAAATTCGCCAAAACTGGAAAACAACGCCGAATGGGCGCCACGCATTGCACAAGGTTTCGACACCCTGTTCAACCACGCGCTTAACGGTTTCAACGCCATGCCTGCCAAAGGTGGCGCGGCTGACTTGACCGATCAAGAATTGAAACGCGTGATTGTATTTATGGCCAACAAATCAGGCGGTTCTTTCCCTAACCCTGATGAAGGCGCAGCTACTCCTGCCGAAGCTGCTGCTTCAGATGCCGCTCCTGCTGAAGGCGAAGCCGCTGCAGCACCTGCAGAAGCCGCCCCTGCCGCTGAAGCTGCTGCACCAGCCGCTGCCGGTGTTGACGGTAAAGCAGTTTACGACGGTTTGTGCATGGCCTGTCACGCTTCAGGTGTAGCCGGTGCTCCTAAAGTTGGCGATGCTGCCGATTGGAAAGAACGCTTGGCTCAAGGTAAAGACACTTTGTACAAACACTCAATCGAAGGCTTTACCGGCAAGAAAGGTATGATGCCTGCTAAAGGCGGCAATCCTTCATTGACCGACGACGAAATCAAAGCTGCTGTAGATTACATGATTAAATAATCCTGCTGCGATTTAAATATAAAAAATGCACCGTTAATACGGTGCATTTTTTTAGGGGCTTAGGAAGCAAAAATATTAAATTGGGTTATTTCGAAGCATCTTCATTAATATTTTACCTAAATCTTCATGCCGGTGGTTAAACCTAAACTCCGTTTCTTTGAGATGCAGATAAAACATCTCTTTGGAAATACCATGAAATTTAGCCAAACGCCCCTTAGCATAACTCCAAAAAGATTCAATACCATTGATATGTTGCTTTCCTCGAGCAAACTCATTGGAACCATGATGGACACGGTAATGCTTCTCATAGCCCATATCGACAAGACCGTCATATGCTTTCCAGCCGTCAGTATTGATTTCACTGTCAGCAGATATGTGACCACGTATGACCTTGATTAGTGAGGCTTTCGAAGCGTCGGGAACGATTTCCGTATAGACCACGCCATTGCGTTTCAGTATGCCAAATACGATGGTTTTACCTGACGCTCCGCGACCGCGCTTACCCCTGATACGTCGCGCACCAAAGTAAGATTCATCTAATTCGACCACACCGGACAGTGGTGAGCTTTGTTCGCACAGAGCAGCAATCCTGTGTCTGATTTTCAGGAAAATAGGATTGATACTGCGTACACTAATGCCGGTCATTTTAGCAGTATCGGAAGCGGTCAAATCAAGAGCGAAACAGCGGATTATTTCTCTAAACTTTTGCTCTGAAATTTTGCTGAACTTTTGATACTTATTTTTTAGTTTCATATTAGGAGCTTATCAGGTTTTTTGATGATTTTGCTTCCTAAGCCCCTTTTTTATTGCAACATTTCAATTCATTCCAATCAAAAAATTCTACTTTAAACATCACAAAAGGTCGTCTGAAAACATATTTTTCAGACGGCCTTAATTTTTATCCATATAGAAAATCAGTCTAAGCTACTCACTACCCCATTTGCCCCCGATGCCACCGATAATCGGTATAACACTTCTTGCGGCATATCGCTGTGCCACAAGCCGGTAATATTGGCAATCACCGGAAGATGGGTGACTTTACGCACGCGCACAATCGCGTCAACATCCAAGCGGTAGGTGTGTTCCGGCTCGAAGCTCAACGTACCCGCTTCGCCCAAGATAATATGGTGGTTGCCACGTAAGGCGATGTGTTCGGCAGCAACCAGCCAATCATCGACACGGTGATGCTTGTCTTTGCACAACACCACCGGCGTGTTCAGACGGCCTACTTCATCCTGCAAAGCACGGTTGCTCATCAATTCGCCGCCCAAATACAAAATATCCGCTTGCGCTGCCAAAGCCGATTCAATTTGGCGCACATCACGAATCCGCACCAATACCGGTTTGCCCGCTTCGTGAATACGCTCAATTTCCTGCTGCATAGCAATGATTTGCGCTTTTTCGCTGCTGTTGTCCACATCGGCATACGGTCTGGCCGACATAAAAAACGGATCGATAAACACCGCATCGGCATCTGATTTAAAGCCGACGGCAATATCCAGCATTTTCTCACCGCCGAACACCACGCCGCGAACGGTAATTCGGCTGTCTTGCGGCTGCGCCTCCCGGCTGATGATTTTCCAATCATTCAATACCCGAATCGCCCGCTCTACTTCCGGCAGACGCTCCAATTCATTCGGATGAAACACGCGTTCATCGCCGACTGCACCGATAATAGTCCGCTCTTCACCTTGGGAAACATGCTCCTGCAAACCGCGGCTGCGGATGCATTCAATTACACGCGTTACCGCTTCGGCCGAAGCCTGTTTCTGCATCACAATAATCATTTTGCGCTCCCTGATATTGAGAATCCGATATTAACATATTTTTCAGACGGCCTAATTGGCTAAATTCTCCTACCGTTCATCATATCGCTTTACGTTAACCGCATCGCCCTTGTGTTATACTGCATACCTAATTGTCTGTTTCCCCTTTTTATGCTAAACCGCTTGCTTAACTCAGGAAAATTCTGGCTGAAAATCATTTTTTTCGGTCTGCTGGCATCGTTTTTGATGTTTGTCAGCCTGTATGCATCGGTTTACCATTTTCTCAGCG
Proteins encoded:
- a CDS encoding IS1595-like element ISNme3 family transposase, whose product is MKLKNKYQKFSKISEQKFREIIRCFALDLTASDTAKMTGISVRSINPIFLKIRHRIAALCEQSSPLSGVVELDESYFGARRIRGKRGRGASGKTIVFGILKRNGVVYTEIVPDASKASLIKVIRGHISADSEINTDGWKAYDGLVDMGYEKHYRVHHGSNEFARGKQHINGIESFWSYAKGRLAKFHGISKEMFYLHLKETEFRFNHRHEDLGKILMKMLRNNPI
- a CDS encoding amino acid aminotransferase; protein product: MYQHVEFYPGDPILSLVEVYNNDARPGKVNLGIGIYFDDEGKMPVLQSVRQAEVKRAAEPRTSPYLPMEGLGAYREAVQHLLFGKGHAAMKEKRIATIQTLGGSGALKIGADFIHRWFPDAKAYVSDPTWENHKSIFEGAGFEVGTYPYYDPATIGVKFDEMVAFFETLPPNSVLILHPCCQNPTGVDMTEAQWDKVLEVIQARGLIAFMDIAYQGFGEDLDSDAYAIRKAADMGLPLFVSNSFSKNLSLYGERVGGLSVVCPTQEEAELVFGQLKFTVRRIYSSPAAHGAYIAADVMNTPESFALWQSEVYGMRDRIRAMRQRLYEVLSAKIPDKDFSYFIKQRGMFSYTGLTEAQVIRLREEFGVYLLVSGRMCVAGLNPSNVEYVADAFAEVLK
- a CDS encoding c-type cytochrome, with translation MKQLSNSKAQGSALFTLVSGIVILLATVFFFIKLAGSASFSDVDQTTESATQTRIQPTGQIVLGDGIPVGERQGEAIFNKICIQCHASDSNVPNSPKLENNAEWAPRIAQGFDTLFNHALNGFNAMPAKGGAADLTDQELKRVIVFMANKSGGSFPNPDEGAATPAEAAASDAAPAEGEAAAAPAEAAPAAEAAAPAAAGVDGKAVYDGLCMACHASGVAGAPKVGDAADWKERLAQGKDTLYKHSIEGFTGKKGMMPAKGGNPSLTDDEIKAAVDYMIK
- a CDS encoding chorismate mutase — translated: MIIVMQKQASAEAVTRVIECIRSRGLQEHVSQGEERTIIGAVGDERVFHPNELERLPEVERAIRVLNDWKIISREAQPQDSRITVRGVVFGGEKMLDIAVGFKSDADAVFIDPFFMSARPYADVDNSSEKAQIIAMQQEIERIHEAGKPVLVRIRDVRQIESALAAQADILYLGGELMSNRALQDEVGRLNTPVVLCKDKHHRVDDWLVAAEHIALRGNHHIILGEAGTLSFEPEHTYRLDVDAIVRVRKVTHLPVIANITGLWHSDMPQEVLYRLSVASGANGVVSSLD